In Cydia amplana chromosome 2, ilCydAmpl1.1, whole genome shotgun sequence, the following proteins share a genomic window:
- the LOC134658014 gene encoding angiotensin-converting enzyme-like protein Ace3, translating into MKATFSLLCVYFYALLTSGNTSDDDDRRWLSSLIALVEMDYEDHCDQRATASWNELVGSPKGLAQKLGRDKSYGIFARAQTTDVRIALKAHALSDDELLKRKVELLLQPGELLLPTEQWIRLVTFADTSENALRFATDYDCGTTINCTLRELHNSLAKQRDEETLRHMKESWEKKLPDLNEYLETILPLLKNTSKENEFNTVEEYWDSLAEYEGAILKARELWDRIRPLYEKLHKYVALRLKGTKAVGKPLPVYLLRSLAGDDWSNVIENLLPKHADIYQKMYANLQLKNFGGVHAFEEASKLLTEINMPQIEPYTWNKSIFNSSCPPELVDWCKPNKLRVISCSDVSIGNYMDAHEAVMRIKYKDTVALHSNNTYTLRNANRYSAIYEAIPEFASLLSVNPHALSRAGLYSIERFNFNPNYHRLVLQLITALRDLPKLNFYIAADEWRLKYLKETKTSSTKNESWSDFRRDFSWLETSNVDILGNPYVLHNKPFIGKFMGLILKYQIYQSFAEELISDESDLIKHISENNDRLVMTMSQGLGIKWPEMVSDLLAKRENALEYTGLTDYYRLLDEYLDTQLDPQLGVNESDDYVEPSEPEIIENEIPTEFQLPENSETHENIQENEIDTGDENNMKFGAETSTVGVLEIKNPVVSGDQEQKDTNVKEASYNVYWWIGIAVAVAIIVLLIAIIARKRQNHRKQLDRQRRETTHA; encoded by the exons ATGAAAGCGACATTCAGCCTTCTGTGCGTGTACTTCTACGCGCTCCTGACCAGCGGCAACACTTCAGACGACGATGACCGCCGCTGGCTGTCGTCGCTCATCGCCCTGGTGGAAATGGACTACGAAGACCACTGCGACCAGAGGGCCACGGCTTCTTGGAATGAGCTTGTAGGCTCCCCGAAAGGACTAGCTCAAAAG CTGGGACGCGACAAAAGCTACGGGATCTTCGCCCGCGCTCAGACCACCGACGTACGCATAGCGCTCAAGGCGCATGCGCTCAGCGACGACGAGCTGCTGAAGCGGAAGGTGGAGCTGCTGCTGCAGCCTGGCGAACTGCTACTGCCCACTGAGCAGTGGATACGG CTGGTCACATTTGCAGACACCTCAGAGAACGCTCTGCGATTTGCAACAGACTATGATTGTGGAACAACTATAAATTGTACACTGAGAG AACTACACAACAGCCTGGCTAAGCAGCGCGATGAAGAAACATTGCGCCACATGAAGGAGTCATGGGAGAAGAAGCTTCCAGATCTAAACGAATACCTTGAGACAATATTACCGTTGCTGAAGAACACGTCCAAAGAAAATG AATTTAACACAGTCGAAGAGTACTGGGACTCACTCGCTGAATACGAAGGTGCAATACTGAAGGCTCGAGAACTGTGGGACCGCATCAGGCCACTCTACGAGAAGTTGCACAAATATGTCGCTCTCAGGCTGAAAGGCACCAAGGCTGTCGGCAAGCCACTGCCAGTTTATTTGTTAA GATCATTGGCAGGAGACGATTGGTCAAATGTTATAGAAAACTTATTACCTAAACATGCAgatatttatcaaaaaatgtacgCTAATCTACAGTTAAAG AATTTTGGTGGTGTTCATGCGTTTGAAGAGGCCTCTAAATTGCTAACGGAGATAAATATGCCTCAAATTGAGCCATACACTTGGAACAAATCAATATTCAATAGCAGTTGTCCACCCGAACTGGTGGATTGGTGTAAGCCTAATAAGCTAAGGGTAATCTCATGCAGCGACGTGTCTATCGGAAATTACATGGATGCTCACGAGGCTGTAATGCGAATAAAGTATAAAGATACCGTCGCTTTGCATAGCAACAATACTTACACACTGAGAAATGCTAACCGCTATtcag CTATTTACGAAGCTATACCTGAATTCGCATCACTTCTGTCGGTAAATCCTCATGCCTTGAGTCGAGCCGGATTATACTCTATAGAGAGGTTTAATTTCAATCCGAACTATCATCGTCTGGTTCTTCAATTAATAACTGCTTTGCGAGACCTGCCGAA ATTGAATTTCTATATAGCCGCCGATGAATGGAGACTAAAATATCTTAAAGAAACAAAAACTTCTTCCACAAAAAATGAGAGCTGGTCTGACTTTAGAAGAGATTTCTCTTGGTTAGAAACTTCTAACGTAGATATCCTTGGTAACCCTTACGTCCTTCACAACAAGCCATTTATTGG AAAATTTATGGGCCTTATTCTAAAATATCAAATTTATCAATCATTTGCCGAAGAACTTATTTCGGATGAGTCTGACCTTATAAAACATATTTCGGAGAACAACGATCGTTTAGT GATGACAATGTCTCAAGGCTTGGGAATTAAATGGCCTGAAATGGTTAGCGATTTATTAGCTAAACGAGAGAATGCGCTCGAATACACAGGCCTGACTGACTACTACAGACTTCTAGATGAATATTTAGATACCCAACTAGACCCTCAGCTAGGAGTTAATGAATCAGATGATTATGTCGAGCCTTCTGAACCAGAAATTATAGAAAACGAAATTCCCACCGAATTTCAACTACCCGAAAATAGTGAGACCCATGAGAACATTCAAGAAAACGAAATTGATACAGGAGATGAAAATAATATGAAGTTTGGCGCTGAAACGTCGACTGTGGGTGTGTTAGAAATAAAAAACCCTGTTGTATCTGGGGACCAAGAGCAAAAAGATACAAATGTAAAAGAAGCTTCATATAACGTCTACTGGTGGATTGGCATAGCTGTTGCAGTAGCCATTATTGTATTATTGATAGCAATAATTGCAAGAAAACGACAGAACCATCGAAAACAGCTTGACAGACAAAGAAGAGAAACTACGCATGCCTGA